In Miscanthus floridulus cultivar M001 chromosome 8, ASM1932011v1, whole genome shotgun sequence, the sequence CGGACTCGAACCCGGTGCCCAGCATGTATTTCCGTTCAGAATGAACAGGAATGGGGAATCTCCCCGGTTAAAAAAAATGGAGCTGATGATTTGTTTTGCCAACCTCCTAGTAAATTACTTTTCATAATCCTTGACGAAAACAAACATCATACTTTGGCCTGGCTTCCTCAACCACAATTTAGAACTTCTTTTAAATCAGTTAGGGTTAGGAAATTAACATTTTAGGATCTATTTTTTATTCCcttctctaaactttagagctctaaaaactttagaGCATTTTAGCTCAGTTTTGAGATCTAAAGCTATAGTATAAGGTGGGTTAAAGTTTAGAGCTAATTTTAGATCATCTATTTAGAGACTTTAGCTTAAAGTTTAGAAGAGCGGATCAAACACTTTCTAAACAGCCACGTACTCTCTTGGTCTCTAAATGTCTATCGTTTTCATTTACCGAGAAataattttgactaaatatatattaaaaaatattaatatttatgatacataattagtatcattggatagatatttgaatctagtttttaataaatttatttagagataaaaatattgtacgtattttttataaatcaaaGTTAAAATTATCGACGTGTAAATCGTGACGATGAATATTTAGGGACCGAGGGATTACAGTCCACAGTCCACACATGCCCCTAGACGTACACGTAGGAAACGGACGTCCCAACAAAACCGCCACGGCCCACGGGGCCGCTTTCCACCTGGGCAGGGCAGGGGCGCAGGGCCGCAGCGTGCCGATGCCACCAACCAAAGCCGAGTTGCCGACTCACCTCGCAAGTCGCAATCTCGCAGAGACGCATCTCCACTCTCCAGAGTCCAGTTCCAGTCCTCACCGATGGCCTCGCCAGCGATGGTCCCGCTGCGGCAGCTCTTCGTCGACGGCGAGTGGCGCCCGCCCGCGCAGGGCCGCCGCCTCCCCGTCGTCAGCCCCACCACCGAGGCCCACATCGGTGAGTGACCTGACCGCCCCCGATCGCACCCATCTCTGTTTTCTTCTATTATACTCCGTAGTAGTACTAGTTTGTTGCTTGGCCTGGCACTGATGCTGGGTCTCGCGTGCGCGCGCAGGCGAGATCCCGGCGGGCACGGCGGAGGACGTGGAcgccgcggtggcggcggcgcgggcggcgcTCAAGAGGAACCGCGGCCGCGACTGGGCGCGCGCGCCGGGGGCCGTCCGGGCCAAGTACCTCCGCGCCATCGCCGCCAAGGTACGCTGGTCCTCTCTgctctaggcttatttaattaatTGGGCGAAAAACCACTCCTGTGCCTCTATTGGTACCTAACTAACTCAGTAAAGTTAGTACTACTACCGCAATGCAGAGTGTGTGGCAACTCACTTGCGGTAGCTACTTTTGTGCTTTGATGGGTGATATGCTGACTGGACCTGTACCCTAGGAATGGTAGGAGTGAACTTCTCATTACTTACCTAAGTAAGTAGTTCAAACTTCAGAGTGGATTGAGTGTGTGACAACTCATTTGTGTGTGGTAGCTACTTTTGTGCTTTGATGGGGTTATGATACGGTGAGTTGATCTGTACCCTGGGAATGGTAGGAGTGAACTTCTCAGTACTTGTGCTATATGTGTTGGTTTCCATACACTCGATCACTGTTTCTGTGTTACATGCACAGAGGCACAAAAAGTACAAATCAAACTCCTCCAATTGTAAACCAATCTATTCAGGGGAAATCCTTATGTTCAGCTTTTGACATGAACAAACTATTGCTTTCCATCAATACAGGGTGTGTTAGCTTTAGTATGAACTCCAGTTTCAAAACACCTCAAAAGATCTCTCTCTTTAAACTTCAATTGGGAAAGTCTTGTAACATTTGGTTGGGTAATCAAAGTTTTGTTGAAATATACTCACACACGTCTCATTTTGCATGTAAAAATGTCTTCTTATTCAGGTAATTGAGAGGAAACCTGAGCTAGCTAAGCTAGAGGCACTTGATTGTGGGAAGCCTTATGATGAAGCCGCATGGGACATGGTATGTGACACACCTTGTGGAAGTGTGCAAATTTTTTTCCCTAGCTTGCAATTACGATCTGTTTGGTATTCCATTTATCAGGATGATGTTGCTGGGTGCTTTGAGTACTTTGCGGATCAGGCAGAAGCCTTGGACAAAAGGCAAAATTCTCCAGTTTCTCTTCCAATGGaaacttttaaatgccatctcCGAAGAGAGCCTATTGGGGTAGTTGGGCTGATAACTCCTTGGTATTTTCATTTCTCCCTCACCTCACTGTTATTCGTTTTTATGATCAAAACACACAGGGCAGTGGCCTGTATTCAGTAATACAGCTTCATTTCCCCTAAGATGTCAGAGTTGTATAGCAAAAAAACTTCATATTCTCTAACCATAGTGTTTTAAACCTAATTTTAGATAATTTTCCTCATCATCGTCCTGAAATATTTCCAGTGTTCATATTTGTAATCCCTATCCAGTGTTGAACAACCTCACCTATATATTCAAGTTAATGTCAAATTTATAGTTTGCTTGTGTCAATGTTTGGCCAATGTCAATAAGTATTCTTGCTATGTTGATAGAACAGTGGGCTTTGTCCTAGTACAAGTGTTGCTTCTGCTCCATAAGCCCATTATTCTGCTACTATCCTTGTTCATGTATTTGTTGGGTGGGCCATTTCAGTTTATTGTGTCTAACTGTCTATATATAAGATGTTGTGTTTCTTCATATGTTCTTGTTTTCCTTATTCTGATTCTGACTCTAAAGCATTATTCTTTGTACTTGTATTTGTGTTGCAGGAACTATCCTCTCCTGATGGCTACATGGAAGGTAGCTCCTGCTCTTGCTGCTGGTTGTACAGCTGTGCTAAAGCCATCTGAACTGGCGTCTGTGTAAGTATTAGCATGTTATAATGAGTTCATGCTATAAGCAACGGCATTTGAAATGCCTACCTTTTGAATTACCAGGACTTGTTTAGAGCTTGCTGATATCTGTAAAGAAGTCGGTCTTCCTTCCGGTGTCTTGAACATTGTGACTGGATTAGGTCCTGATGCTGGTGCTCCTTTGTCAGCGCACCCAGATGTTGATAAGGTGAACTGTTCTGCATATAATGACATAATCATGCATGAGCATGACACATAAATGAAAATGTTATTCCTCATAGCATCAGTTTTCTGTGTATTCAGGTCTCTTTCACTGGGAGTTTTGAAACTGGTAAGAAGATTATGGCGGCTGCAGCTCCTATGGTCAAGGTTCGTCTGTGAATTTATGTTTTATTTCTAGTAATAATGCACTGTGCCGTGTTGTTTTTGCTCTCTTTTAGTTGATAAAATCATCAGAAGTATAATTTGAATACCCTATTTTTAAGAGGAAATTCTATTGCATTCCTTAACATTGCATTTTTCTTGACAGCCTGTTACACTGGAACTTGGTGGAAAAAGTCCTATAGTAGTATTTGATGATGTTGACATCGACAAAGGTACATGTATATTCTAAGGCTTACTAAATTCCTAAATTTCATTGGTATTTGTGGATTGTTGCAGTTTGCAAAGAATTTAATTGATCAGAATGCTAAACACCTAAACCCCTTAATGCGCTTATGATTTGTAAAATACAGTCCATAAAATTGTGGGGAAAAAACCCCACATGCTTTGCTATTGTTTTGACTAGAGTACCAGACTTTGCATTGGTTGTGTGTATCTGGCACAAAATTTAGAGATGTGGCATGCCAGTTGAATaaaaagatgaaatgaaaagTATTTGACGCACTATGTATATGTTACATGATTTCATATTTCATCATTGATCTTGAGAAATATAGGGCTGAATTTCTGTGGAGAACATAAgctttagggcgcgtttagtttctCAGTGAGACTTGCCTCACCCCGCCGGCATGGACTCCAAAAAACTCGCCCAGCTGAGCGAGCCGGATGCGCTCTCCGACTGTGGCATAGCTTGCACGGGAACCGAGATAACCAGCAAGGGAACCAAACGCATTCACTGGCTCAGCATCGTCGCTCAGCGAGGCTAGGCGAGCCTGAGCAGAAGAACCAAACGTGCCCTTAGTTCCAAGAAAGGGAACTTCTATAAAGTCGCTGACTCTGACTGACTTAGTTATGCTTATACTTAGCTCAATGTGGAATCACGGATTCTGCTATACTTCCATTGTTGATCCTTCCTTTTAAATATAAACAGCTGTTGAGTGGACTCTGTTCGGGTGCTTTTGGACCAATGGTCAGATTTGCAGCGCAACATCTCGTCTTCTTATCCATGTAAGTGTCCCATGTCGTTGCTGGTACTGTGACTTGAATACTTTTCACACTTAATTAATAGCTGTCAACCATAATATATTTCCTTGAGTAGTGTTGCTTTAACTTTTCCTCGCCCTGCTGTTAACTTTTGTTTGAGAAGATTGTACGATTTCAAAATCGCTCCACTGAATAAATAGCAGTATAGTATATATGTGTCCTATTGCTTAAGGTCTAGGTTTGAACTCTTCAATTCTCTATGGACTGTGTGCTTTGATCTGGTACCAAATGTATATTCTCAATGACTTTAGTTTTTTACTCCCTCTGATACCAAATGTAAGTTGTTTAGGACATTGTCACAGTCTCCAATGTGACACTTTGACTTtagttttttttgaaaaaaaatatactATTTAAATTGGACAgaattatatattatgaaagaTTTTGTCATGATGAACTAGTAACATCAACCATGTCTTGCTAATCTATGTAACTTGACATATATTGATGATTCAAGAAAGAAGTTTGACCAACTTGAATCCAAAAACGACCTACAATTGGGATCAGGAGTAGGTTAACAATGGCTATTTACCACTCTATAGTGCTCTTTCAAACAACCACACCGTTTTTTTTGAACAAACCGGCACTGATAGTGCCTCTTTCAAATCACATCTCAGTTATGTACTTCTGGTATTGTTGTCAGTAACATACTAATCAAATTCTGCCTCCAATGAAACTGTTGCAGACAAATGTTGCTAAAGAATTTAATGAGAGGATGGTTGCATGGGCCAAAAATATTAAGGTTTCGGATCCACTTGAAGAGGGTTGCAGGCTTGGGCCAGTTGTTAGTGAAGGACAGGTACTTCATGTTAACTTCATCTAAATTTAACAAGTCACCATTGACAATGCTATTATTTGTGGCTTCTTTCTGATTTGACAGTTTGGTACTTCCGACTTAGTTGCGGTACactcttgttcttgctagtttcTACAGGATGTAGCTTCATCCGATTTTGAGAGGATCTGTCTTCAGATGTACTGATTGACACCACCACCTTTAGTTTTACTTTGTTACAGCAAGAGCCATGGATTAATGTTTATGGTCACATATATGACACTGGACTAGACAAAATGACACCCTAATCAACACCATCTTGGCAACCATATATATAGTTTCAGATGACCTTGTTGCTGTATAGTTGTTCATAGGAGTCTTATTCATGTTTTTGCGTTCTCAGTATGAGAAGATTAAGAAGTTCATATCGAATGCCAAAAGCGAAGGTGCTACTATTCTGACTGGAGGTGTTAGACCGGCGGTAAGGTCTGCATTTGGATTTACAAGGATCCACATGCTATAGTGAGGTAGAACTAATGTTTTATGTTTTACAGCATCTTGAGAAGGGGTTCTTTATTGAACCAACAATTATTACTGATATCACCACATCAATGGAAATTTGGAGGGAGGAAGTCTTTGGTCCAGTCCTGTGTGTGAAAGAATTTAGCACTGAAGATGAAGCCATTGAACTGGCGAACGATACACAGTGAGCTACTTCTTTTTAGCACAGTTTCAACATCCTTTTGCAGGCTTTGCAGCTCATGCGCAGTCAGCTTATGAATTTACGCCACTATCCTTTTTTTGATAGGTATGGTTTGGCTGGTGCTGTAATTTCTGGTGATCGTGAGCGCTGCCAGAGATTATCTGAGGTATGTATAAGTGAAGAGGTTCACAACTTTAATGATTGCATCAGACTGATACTCAgagttctctttttttttctttgactTATAATATACCTCTGTCCATGTTATCATTCATTCAGTCATTTGAAGAGTTGAAGTTGATATTCTTGATACCATGGCACTCAATTCGATTTTCGCTTTTGCAACATGGAATTCGTGCACTTGCTCTCAGAACTGTTTTCGGGTATTTCCACTGCACATCTCTAATGAAAACTTGTGCAACAGGAGATTGACGCTGGATGTATATGGGTAAACTGCTCGCAACCCTGCTTCTGCCAAGCTCCCTGGGGCGGGAACAAGCGCAGTGGATTTGGACGTGAGCTTGGAGAAGGGTGGGTAACATGGAACGACGACATTTCTAAGACGTCTAACAGATATTATGGGATCTGACTGATACTGGCTGTTTAACTGTAGGGGCATTGATAACTACCTGAGCGTCAAGCAAGTCACGGAGTACATCTCTGATGAGCCGTGGGGATGGTACCAATCCCCCTCCAAGCTGTAAACTGGCACGAAAAGTCGAAAACTTGTCTGTTTCATTAGAATAAATAAAATATATCTTGGATGCCATACATAACGAACCCGTGTATGAAATTGCATTGTGAAAAAGGCACATCTGCGGAATAAAGGTCAGAGTTGAGTTGAGAGAATTCCTTGTATGCCTTAGAACATTATACCAATCCCTAGTATGCCATCGAGAATTTAGAGTTTCCTCTAATGGCACTAGTTAAGTTTAGCTCACCCTTGAGTGCCACTCCCATCAGATAGATGCTAGCTTAGTGGAAAAAAAGATTGATCTATCTGTCTTCTTTCTTGCTGCTCTTTTCGCTCTCAAATCAATTGACATCTATAAAAATCAAGAGCTTCACTGAATTCCCAGGGTAGAGTTGTTGCTATCATGTATTCTTGGTCGAATCAAATCACTCGGACCAGCTTAATTGGTAATTTATGATCATCGTTTTCGCAGTACAGTACTGAAAGCATGCTACAAATAGCATCGAAAGATGTGGTAATGTTTCTTTGTACAAAATTCTAAAACTGGGCACAAGGGAAAAAAACCTGATCTCATGCAAAAACCTTGAAGCGACCTGTGCCATCAACTATGCCCAAGCTCTTTGCAACTCTTCACAAGATCCCTGTAGTTGTCCAGACGATGTAAAAAAACTGTAATCAAAATGACGTAATTTAGAAGAAATTAGAACAAAGAGAGAAGTGGGCTACATCCTACACGGACTCGGACCGCAACGGAATACAGGTGCAGAGCATCGCCAGTGGTGAGTCGGTTCATCAGGCAAAAAACTGACATGCGTATGTTGTTTGGTTTGACTCGTGCTTCTGTTCAGGGCTGTTTGGATCACAGGAATTCCAAAAGAATTCTAAAGAAATCACCGTTCCTATATTTTTCTCCCGTAGGAGTGTTTGGAATGGAGGATTGATCACTTCCTTTCTAAGGGAAAGTTTCCTATGCTTGTACATTTTGTAGGAAAACTAACATCCAGTTGTAGCTATTGGTTTCTTTCCTTCACGAAGTCCAAGACAATGAAGCACAGTAGTGTATGTTTGTTGGCCTGCAAGCTGGTCAGAACCTTGTACAAAAGTCTAATCATATGTGTTAATATCAAGTTAGAGCACATCTTTCGTTCGTGCGTTCCAAACACCAATGTTTCAAAGATTCCTGTGTTTTTCATTCCTATATTTTAGCACTACATTCCTATCCATTTCTTATGTTTTGTTCAATTCCTCTGTTTTGCATTCGACGTTCCAAAcagacaaataaaaaaaatccaaaccTCTCACGTTCTCTCTCCTAGTACCTACTCTCCATGCAAACTTTCGTCCAAACCTCTTAGGCTATCCCGGCAAGCCATAGCCTCCGCAGCTAGCGCATTCAAGCAGTGTTCATACCAAGTTGCTTTCCCTGCCAtatgatctacatgcatgtaaGACTAGAGCTCCACACCCTGATTAGAGAGCAGGATGGAAAGCAAGTGACATGATTCTGGTGGGAATTGAGGGGTTGTTTGGCAATTGGCATCGCTTCCTAGAGCAGATATATGAGTAACAACTACTCAATTATAAAATTGCAAAAAAAGGAGAGAATGGTTAGGGTCCACAACACACAATTTCTTTAATCTAAAGTTTAACTATTATGACTAGACTGGAACGCTGAGTGTGCAACGATGTGGGACTGACATGTGGGGAAAATGAGTAAATTAGCGGTCCTTGAACATCTCGTGTTCTTGTATAAGTTCAAGTACTAATGTGATATTATTATCGAGTTGAGGTACTAAAAGTGCATTTTGAGAGTATCAAGACCAAAATGAGAATGCATGACAGTTTAAGAACCGGTACTACTAGCGCTAGGACATCTGGATGGCCGGGGCATCCGGAAGTCTGCGCCTGCTGTCCGCTTCCCGCGCCATTTCAGGTTCCCACATGTGGGAACTGTGTTGTCCGGAGGCATCGTCCAAGAGCTGTCTCAAGTCGCTGCTGATCACTGCTGTAGGGGTGTGTATGCCCGTCGCCACTAGCCGCCGTGGAGGCAAGAAACACCGCCGGAAATCTAATCCACACCGATTAAATGGAGATCCGTTGCACtcgtccgatctacttttgaaacatccagaagcaacacttgaaacatgcttctgaaacacttgtaaaaacacttgaaaaccattgcaaacatacgcaagaTAAAACACTTATAGTATATGTgtgaaacgtatgcaacatccagataaacacacttacaacaATACGTccgaaaacacagatgaaacattgagagCAGACCTTTACAACATtacatgtacaaccattgcaacatatgcaacatcccgatctacctttacaacatccatctgaaacacttgcaacatacttctgaaacacttaaaacatatgcttgTAACATGTGTTTTCATCGCAACATATTCTTACTACTTGGGAGAATGAAGGGGCGTCGACGTGTGGAGTTCGCCGGAGGCTCGGTGCTTGTTGGCAACGGCTCGGCGGCGCTTGTAGGCGGCAGGCTGGCGGCGACGGTTGCGTGAC encodes:
- the LOC136473398 gene encoding aminoaldehyde dehydrogenase 1a; this encodes MASPAMVPLRQLFVDGEWRPPAQGRRLPVVSPTTEAHIGEIPAGTAEDVDAAVAAARAALKRNRGRDWARAPGAVRAKYLRAIAAKVIERKPELAKLEALDCGKPYDEAAWDMDDVAGCFEYFADQAEALDKRQNSPVSLPMETFKCHLRREPIGVVGLITPWNYPLLMATWKVAPALAAGCTAVLKPSELASVTCLELADICKEVGLPSGVLNIVTGLGPDAGAPLSAHPDVDKVSFTGSFETGKKIMAAAAPMVKPVTLELGGKSPIVVFDDVDIDKAVEWTLFGCFWTNGQICSATSRLLIHTNVAKEFNERMVAWAKNIKVSDPLEEGCRLGPVVSEGQYEKIKKFISNAKSEGATILTGGVRPAHLEKGFFIEPTIITDITTSMEIWREEVFGPVLCVKEFSTEDEAIELANDTQYGLAGAVISGDRERCQRLSEEIDAGCIWVNCSQPCFCQAPWGGNKRSGFGRELGEGGIDNYLSVKQVTEYISDEPWGWYQSPSKL